One genomic window of Azospirillum sp. TSH58 includes the following:
- a CDS encoding folylpolyglutamate synthase/dihydrofolate synthase family protein, which translates to MPLAESLADPVLDRLKGLHPKVIDLSLDRVHRLLAALDHPERRLPPVVHVAGTNGKGSTLAFLRAMLEAAGLRVHVYTSPHLVRFHERIRLAGTLIDDDRLAALLEECEVANGGGPITFFEVTTVAALLAFAREPADVVLLETGLGGRLDATNVVDRPAVTAITRISYDHRQFLGDTLEAIAGEKAGIFKPGVPAVIFPQPAEEAARTLAIRAETVGAPIHGWSVTPTDGGFRFESARRRIELPLPGLAGAHQIVNAGVALACLDHLPAVVAEAVDDAAVRRGLAAVEWPARLQRLTRGPLPESLPAGWDLWLDGGHNDSAGEVLAVQAARWAEEEPERPLLLVYGMLASKEPEEFLGPLAPFVTAARTVAIPGEEASLTAEDTAAATRACGIADSAAAADVAGALESLTGRIDGPARVLICGSLYLAGTVLAENG; encoded by the coding sequence ATGCCGCTCGCTGAGTCGCTCGCCGATCCGGTTCTCGACCGGCTGAAGGGGCTGCACCCCAAGGTCATCGACCTGTCGCTGGACCGCGTGCACCGGCTGCTCGCTGCCCTGGACCATCCGGAGCGGCGCCTGCCGCCGGTGGTCCATGTGGCGGGCACCAACGGCAAGGGCTCCACGCTCGCCTTCCTGCGGGCGATGCTGGAGGCCGCGGGGCTGCGGGTGCATGTCTACACCTCGCCGCACCTCGTGCGCTTCCACGAGCGCATCCGGCTGGCCGGGACGCTGATCGACGACGACCGGCTGGCCGCCCTGCTGGAGGAGTGCGAGGTCGCGAACGGCGGCGGACCCATCACCTTCTTCGAGGTGACGACGGTCGCCGCCCTGCTCGCCTTCGCGCGGGAGCCGGCGGACGTGGTGCTGCTGGAAACCGGGCTGGGCGGGCGGCTGGACGCCACCAACGTGGTGGACCGCCCGGCGGTCACCGCGATCACCCGCATCTCCTACGATCACCGCCAGTTCCTCGGCGACACGCTGGAGGCCATCGCGGGCGAGAAGGCCGGCATCTTCAAGCCGGGCGTCCCCGCCGTGATCTTCCCGCAGCCCGCGGAGGAGGCGGCCCGCACCCTGGCCATCCGCGCCGAGACGGTGGGCGCGCCGATTCACGGCTGGTCGGTCACGCCGACCGATGGCGGGTTCCGCTTCGAAAGCGCCCGCCGCCGCATCGAGCTGCCCCTGCCGGGGCTGGCCGGGGCGCACCAGATCGTCAACGCCGGGGTGGCGCTGGCCTGCCTGGACCATCTGCCGGCCGTGGTGGCGGAGGCGGTGGACGACGCGGCGGTGCGCCGCGGCCTCGCCGCCGTGGAGTGGCCCGCCCGCCTGCAACGGCTGACCCGCGGCCCTCTGCCCGAGTCCCTGCCCGCCGGCTGGGACCTGTGGCTGGACGGCGGCCACAACGATTCGGCGGGCGAGGTTCTGGCGGTCCAGGCCGCGCGTTGGGCGGAGGAGGAGCCGGAACGGCCCCTGCTGCTGGTCTACGGCATGCTGGCGAGCAAGGAGCCGGAGGAGTTCCTGGGGCCACTCGCGCCCTTCGTCACCGCCGCACGCACCGTCGCCATCCCCGGCGAGGAGGCGTCGCTGACAGCGGAGGACACCGCCGCGGCCACCCGTGCCTGCGGCATCGCCGACAGCGCGGCGGCGGCGGACGTGGCGGGTGCATTGGAAAGCCTGACGGGGCGGATCGATGGACCGGCCCGCGTGCTGATCTGCGGCTCGCTCTATCTGGCGGGCACGGTCCTGGCGGAAAACGGCTGA